In Gemmatimonadota bacterium, the following are encoded in one genomic region:
- a CDS encoding DUF4153 domain-containing protein, with the protein MSRILAGLQAYAADARAALRYAPVEVAMGWLIAASASWAIAVDNADVLETWTRLGIAVAIALFPTFGASILRAADAIPARRRWLITAFALAVGSLYGAFFFQMVLAEAWRSWLLVGASAASLALVPILMPRSRDRAVAETPWNALSEERGRFWIFSLRVLTRVTTVYGMAILLAIGLSVAIAAVDTLFDLSAADVDTYLHLFSFVVIGVGTWAMAGGAPELAAEVEVDRELALVRARRLGLYLLLPLLLVYTGILYAYMVRMAVLQEVPQNLVSPLVLVAGALWLIGALVLEPFHWLEEPPLAARIVRVYPWVAIPLVALGGWALWLRVEQYAWTEFRFVRMMAIAGLGALAIVGIVRSLKHKPPLLREIPLTVSFLLLVSAVGPWGAPASALRSQRARLAELAPGIESAAADTSATTRAPSDEEESAANIVRYLRDHFGEGALEGVVSEPVLVHLERAGLLWGAGTVGVDGERFVELFVSPREPRGIPGVPGGTLYRFSAFQRGAAGRRGSRLAGDSLFAVLADMQVRLEGGSTPMRIDLEAATRAVLASAFQSEEAAPDDSGPRLGSASRAAELAADEALVPVLGAEDAVVGAAVIETMSVRVAASGEFEGALVTNVSGLLILSEDLP; encoded by the coding sequence ATGAGCAGGATTCTCGCCGGCCTACAGGCCTACGCGGCCGACGCACGCGCCGCTCTCCGCTACGCACCGGTCGAAGTCGCGATGGGCTGGCTCATCGCGGCGTCGGCATCCTGGGCCATCGCGGTCGACAACGCGGACGTCCTGGAGACGTGGACCCGGTTGGGCATCGCGGTCGCGATCGCGCTGTTCCCCACTTTCGGGGCGAGCATCTTGCGCGCGGCCGACGCCATACCCGCGCGCCGCCGCTGGCTGATCACGGCGTTCGCGCTGGCCGTGGGGTCGCTCTACGGCGCGTTCTTCTTCCAGATGGTGCTGGCCGAGGCGTGGCGCAGCTGGCTGCTGGTGGGCGCGTCCGCCGCGTCGCTGGCGCTCGTGCCCATCCTGATGCCGCGTTCGCGCGATCGAGCGGTCGCCGAGACCCCGTGGAACGCACTGTCAGAGGAGCGGGGACGGTTCTGGATCTTCTCCCTGCGCGTCCTGACCCGGGTGACGACGGTCTACGGCATGGCGATCCTGCTGGCCATCGGCCTGTCGGTCGCGATCGCCGCGGTGGATACGCTGTTCGACCTGTCGGCCGCCGACGTCGACACCTACCTGCACCTCTTTTCGTTCGTCGTCATAGGGGTGGGCACGTGGGCCATGGCGGGTGGCGCGCCGGAGCTGGCCGCCGAGGTGGAGGTGGACCGCGAGTTGGCCCTCGTGCGCGCGCGGCGCCTGGGCCTCTATCTGCTCCTGCCTCTGCTGCTGGTCTACACGGGCATCCTGTACGCCTACATGGTCCGCATGGCGGTACTCCAGGAAGTGCCGCAGAACCTGGTGTCCCCGCTCGTGCTCGTCGCGGGCGCCCTGTGGCTGATCGGCGCGCTCGTCCTGGAGCCGTTCCACTGGCTGGAGGAGCCCCCGCTGGCGGCGCGCATCGTGCGCGTCTACCCGTGGGTGGCGATCCCGCTGGTCGCGCTGGGCGGTTGGGCTCTTTGGCTTCGCGTAGAGCAGTATGCTTGGACCGAGTTTCGCTTCGTGCGCATGATGGCGATCGCGGGCCTCGGCGCGCTGGCCATCGTCGGCATAGTCCGTTCCCTGAAGCACAAGCCGCCCCTGCTTCGCGAGATCCCCCTGACGGTGTCTTTCCTCTTGCTGGTGTCGGCCGTCGGCCCATGGGGTGCGCCGGCGTCCGCGCTGCGCAGTCAGAGAGCCCGGCTCGCCGAGCTGGCTCCAGGCATCGAATCGGCGGCGGCGGACACCTCCGCCACGACGCGTGCGCCGAGCGACGAGGAGGAGTCCGCGGCCAACATCGTTCGCTACCTGCGCGACCACTTCGGCGAAGGAGCGCTGGAGGGGGTGGTGAGCGAGCCGGTGCTGGTGCACCTGGAGCGCGCGGGCCTGCTGTGGGGAGCCGGAACGGTGGGCGTCGACGGCGAGCGCTTCGTCGAGTTGTTCGTTTCGCCCAGAGAGCCGCGCGGAATTCCGGGCGTCCCCGGCGGGACGCTCTATCGCTTCAGCGCCTTCCAGCGAGGCGCGGCGGGCAGGCGGGGAAGCCGCCTGGCGGGGGACAGCCTGTTTGCGGTCCTGGCGGACATGCAGGTGCGACTGGAGGGTGGCAGCACGCCCATGCGGATCGATCTGGAGGCCGCGACCCGGGCGGTGTTGGCGAGCGCGTTCCAGTCGGAAGAGGCCGCGCCGGACGACTCGGGGCCGCGGCTGGGGTCCGCGTCCCGGGCGGCCGAGCTCGCCGCGGACGAGGCGCTAGTGCCTGTCCTGGGCGCTGAGGACGCGGTGGTGGGCGCGGCCGTCATCGAGACGATGTCGGTGAGGGTCGCGGCGAGCGGGGAGTTCGAGGGAGCCCTGGTCACCAACGTCTCCGGCCTGCTGATCCTGAGCGAAGACCTGCCGTAG
- a CDS encoding SDR family oxidoreductase — protein sequence MLSNDSLQGRVILVSGGTAGLGLSMARRFLELGGGVSVCGRDEARLREALSELRETAANRVHGSVCDVRDFQAVDAWVAGAAEALGPPDGLVNNAAGNFLAATEDLSPNAFDAVVRIVLHGTFHATLATGRRMIEAGGGAIVNILTTYAHTGSAFVVPSAAGKGGVLSMTRSLAVEWATYGIRVNAIAPGPFPTEGAWSRLMPTPDLEREALARIPLGRFGEHPELAELAAFLLSNAGAYITGDCVTIDGGRTLASGGEFNSLVSRPREDLKAIFRALRPDK from the coding sequence ATGTTGTCCAACGATTCCCTGCAAGGTCGCGTCATTCTCGTCAGCGGTGGGACCGCCGGGCTGGGCCTGTCCATGGCGCGGCGCTTTCTGGAGTTGGGCGGCGGGGTGTCCGTGTGCGGGCGGGACGAGGCACGTCTGAGGGAAGCGCTGAGCGAGTTGCGCGAGACGGCCGCGAACCGGGTCCACGGCTCGGTGTGCGACGTGCGCGACTTCCAAGCGGTCGATGCGTGGGTAGCCGGCGCCGCCGAGGCGCTGGGCCCGCCGGACGGCCTGGTCAACAACGCCGCGGGCAATTTCCTGGCGGCCACCGAGGACCTCTCCCCCAACGCCTTCGACGCGGTCGTGCGCATAGTCCTGCACGGCACTTTTCACGCTACCCTGGCCACCGGACGCAGGATGATCGAGGCCGGCGGCGGCGCCATCGTGAACATCCTGACCACGTACGCGCATACGGGGTCGGCCTTCGTGGTGCCGTCGGCGGCGGGCAAGGGCGGCGTGCTTTCCATGACTCGCTCGCTGGCGGTGGAGTGGGCCACCTACGGGATTCGCGTGAACGCCATCGCGCCGGGCCCCTTCCCCACGGAGGGCGCCTGGAGTCGCCTGATGCCGACACCCGACCTGGAGCGGGAGGCGCTCGCGCGGATACCGCTCGGGCGTTTCGGAGAGCACCCCGAGCTAGCCGAGCTGGCGGCGTTTCTGCTATCCAATGCCGGGGCCTACATCACGGGAGACTGCGTCACGATCGACGGCGGCAGGACGCTCGCCTCGGGCGGCGAGTTCAACTCGCTCGTCTCTCGCCCGCGCGAGGACCTCAAGGCGATCTTTCGGGCGCTGCGGCCGGACAAGTGA
- a CDS encoding 6-bladed beta-propeller, with the protein MLPFLKRLAGSAQALALVLLPAAAAGQQTVDMPGEDRALAGQIEDLWSVGVAEGADHEMFSNVAAVAFDTDGYLYVADRDNGRVQVFDRDGSFVRQIGKKGQGPGELGQPLALTLTADGKIVVADVGRGAFSIFTRDGEFERNVLFGAAVGPFVRQMHYHSGGGVVVPGARFRFGGGGPGPGGGASEKQAILHHDLAEGSEARVVYEADAPQMQVRTSGSADNRTVMVSAPPVFAPDVDWAVLPGGGLIVSNGVEYAITVVSPDGQVSHRLARPIEARPVSEADREAAREQRRQAMSSGQGMIRVEANNGNRSTSVGGSASDAMIRRALENMNFAETVPAIQDIETLPGGRIWVIRAPDAGVDAGPIDVIDADGTYRGTLPAGTTVPVAFASDGRAAYIERDEWDVAQVVVRRLPAAWR; encoded by the coding sequence ATGCTGCCGTTCCTCAAACGGTTGGCCGGGTCGGCGCAGGCGCTGGCCCTCGTGCTACTGCCAGCGGCGGCTGCCGGGCAGCAGACCGTAGACATGCCTGGTGAGGACCGGGCGTTGGCCGGGCAGATCGAAGATCTCTGGTCGGTGGGCGTCGCGGAGGGCGCCGATCACGAGATGTTCTCCAACGTCGCGGCGGTCGCGTTCGACACGGACGGCTACCTGTACGTGGCCGACCGCGACAACGGGCGCGTGCAGGTGTTCGATCGCGACGGGTCCTTCGTGCGGCAGATAGGCAAGAAGGGCCAGGGTCCCGGCGAGTTGGGCCAGCCCTTGGCCCTGACCCTCACCGCCGATGGCAAGATCGTCGTGGCCGACGTCGGCCGCGGTGCCTTCAGCATCTTTACTCGCGATGGCGAATTCGAACGCAACGTGCTGTTCGGCGCCGCCGTGGGGCCGTTCGTTCGGCAAATGCACTACCACTCGGGCGGTGGCGTCGTCGTGCCGGGGGCGCGCTTCAGGTTCGGAGGCGGCGGCCCCGGTCCGGGTGGAGGGGCGTCCGAAAAGCAGGCCATCCTGCATCACGATCTCGCCGAGGGGAGCGAAGCCCGCGTGGTCTACGAGGCCGACGCGCCGCAGATGCAGGTACGTACCAGCGGATCGGCGGACAACCGCACGGTGATGGTTTCGGCGCCGCCCGTGTTCGCGCCCGACGTGGACTGGGCCGTCCTGCCCGGCGGTGGCTTGATCGTCTCCAACGGAGTGGAGTACGCCATCACGGTGGTGTCCCCGGACGGACAGGTGTCCCACCGGCTGGCTCGGCCGATCGAGGCCCGGCCCGTCTCCGAGGCCGATCGCGAGGCGGCCCGCGAGCAGCGGCGACAGGCCATGTCCAGCGGGCAGGGGATGATCCGCGTCGAGGCCAACAACGGCAATCGCAGCACCTCGGTGGGGGGCTCAGCCAGCGACGCCATGATCAGGCGGGCGCTCGAGAACATGAATTTCGCCGAGACCGTCCCGGCGATCCAGGATATCGAGACCTTGCCGGGTGGCAGGATCTGGGTGATTCGCGCGCCCGACGCGGGCGTGGACGCGGGGCCGATCGACGTGATCGATGCCGACGGCACGTACCGCGGCACGCTACCGGCGGGGACGACCGTGCCGGTGGCGTTCGCGTCCGATGGACGTGCCGCGTATATCGAGCGGGACGAGTGGGACGTGGCACAGGTCGTCGTACGCAGGCTGCCGGCGGCCTGGCGCTAA